The following are encoded in a window of Pseudalgibacter alginicilyticus genomic DNA:
- a CDS encoding cytochrome ubiquinol oxidase subunit I, whose amino-acid sequence MEDMIFYDRLQFAFTITFHYIFPQLTMGLSLMIVYFKWKYLRTKLEKYNNAAKFFMKIFAINFTMGVVTGIPMEFQFGTNWSKFSELTGGIIGQTLAMEGMFSFFLESSFLALFIFGEKLMGQKLHFLTGFLVFLGSWASGWFILATNAWMQHPVGYEILDNGKFVLENFSALFTNPWLLPAFLHNQFASIVTSAFVVASIGAFYILRNKQTEYGKLFLKTGIVFGLISSILVAFPTGDWNAKNVATYQPAAFAAMEGIFETEEAGAEIVLIGQPNMVEKKLDNKIAVPNILSFLTHQDWNKQIPGMDQFEENELPDNIPALYYSYHIMVGLGTIFIGVMVIALFFLWRKKLYTLKPLLWVIMLLVPFPYIANLTGWYTTELGRQPYLVYGLLKTSEGISPTVSSGNTLFTLLGFVALYMLLGLLFLVLVGKTINEGPKHQTH is encoded by the coding sequence ATGGAAGACATGATCTTTTACGATAGATTGCAATTTGCATTTACTATCACTTTTCACTACATATTTCCACAATTAACTATGGGATTATCGCTTATGATAGTCTATTTTAAATGGAAATATCTCCGAACCAAACTTGAAAAATATAATAATGCAGCAAAATTTTTTATGAAAATTTTTGCCATTAATTTTACAATGGGAGTTGTAACAGGTATTCCAATGGAATTTCAATTTGGCACCAATTGGTCAAAATTTTCTGAGTTAACTGGTGGTATTATAGGACAGACATTAGCTATGGAAGGTATGTTTTCTTTTTTTTTAGAATCCTCTTTTTTAGCCCTATTTATTTTTGGGGAAAAGCTAATGGGACAAAAATTGCACTTCTTAACTGGTTTTTTAGTGTTTTTAGGCTCGTGGGCAAGTGGCTGGTTTATTTTAGCAACCAATGCATGGATGCAGCACCCTGTAGGTTATGAAATTTTAGACAATGGTAAATTTGTTTTAGAAAACTTCTCTGCACTTTTTACTAACCCTTGGCTTCTACCCGCTTTTTTACATAATCAATTCGCTTCTATTGTAACATCAGCTTTTGTTGTAGCAAGTATTGGGGCATTTTATATTTTAAGAAATAAACAAACCGAGTACGGGAAATTATTTTTAAAAACTGGAATTGTTTTTGGATTGATTTCAAGTATATTGGTTGCTTTTCCTACTGGAGACTGGAATGCTAAAAATGTTGCTACATACCAACCAGCAGCTTTTGCTGCAATGGAAGGTATTTTTGAAACAGAAGAAGCGGGAGCTGAAATTGTACTTATTGGTCAACCTAATATGGTTGAAAAAAAATTAGATAATAAAATTGCAGTTCCCAATATACTAAGCTTTTTAACCCATCAAGATTGGAATAAACAAATCCCTGGTATGGATCAATTTGAAGAAAACGAATTACCAGATAATATTCCAGCACTTTATTATTCATACCATATTATGGTTGGTTTAGGAACCATATTTATTGGAGTCATGGTAATAGCACTTTTCTTTTTATGGCGAAAAAAATTATACACCTTAAAACCATTGCTTTGGGTTATTATGCTTTTGGTACCTTTTCCTTACATTGCTAACCTTACAGGGTGGTATACCACAGAATTAGGAAGACAACCCTATTTGGTTTATGGATTATTAAAAACGAGTGAGGGTATATCTCCTACCGTTTCATCTGGTAATACATTGTTTACTTTACTTGGATTTGTGGCTTTATATATGCTATTAGGTTTATTATTTTTAGTCTTAGTTGGCAAAACTATTAATGAAGGTCCAAAACATCAAACACATTAA
- the cydB gene encoding cytochrome d ubiquinol oxidase subunit II, whose translation MEIFWYIIIAIVLAMFFILDGYDFGAGIIHLFFAKKEKDKEVIAKSAGLFWDSNEVWLVTAGGMLFMAFPTFYASVFSGFYLPLIIVLWLIIFRAIGLEFRSQFKYQMWKDIWDTSFGVSSLLLALFFGIALGNIVRGVNLGSVTNGVSAHEGLYFFLPLWNSSFSPLAEHPGVIDWFTIIIGFISVITLAIHGANWIILKTNSTINNKLKSVIFKLNIILTILTVFSLFVWQIVNPNSLDNFSNKPYLIIFPIVYFIGLIGLFFIKKIKKDSHAFVLSSLLIVGGITSTLASLFPIILPSINNTHEHLTIYNTSASEYGLSVALTWGIIGFILLFIYIIIQKRLLAGKIDHMDYGH comes from the coding sequence ATGGAAATATTTTGGTATATAATAATAGCGATTGTATTAGCTATGTTCTTTATTTTAGATGGTTATGATTTTGGAGCAGGAATTATTCATCTGTTTTTTGCAAAAAAAGAGAAAGATAAAGAAGTCATTGCTAAATCTGCTGGCTTATTTTGGGACTCTAATGAAGTCTGGTTAGTTACTGCTGGTGGCATGCTATTCATGGCTTTTCCTACTTTTTATGCATCCGTATTTAGTGGTTTTTATCTGCCTTTAATAATTGTTTTATGGCTAATTATATTTAGAGCTATTGGTTTAGAGTTTAGAAGCCAATTTAAATATCAAATGTGGAAAGATATATGGGATACTTCTTTTGGTGTTTCCAGTTTATTATTAGCGCTATTTTTTGGTATCGCATTAGGCAATATTGTTAGAGGGGTAAATTTAGGAAGTGTAACTAACGGTGTATCCGCACACGAAGGCCTTTATTTTTTTCTGCCATTGTGGAATAGTAGTTTTAGCCCATTAGCGGAACATCCTGGAGTTATAGATTGGTTTACAATAATCATAGGGTTTATATCTGTGATAACCTTGGCTATTCATGGTGCTAATTGGATTATTTTAAAAACCAATTCAACTATAAACAACAAACTAAAAAGCGTCATTTTTAAGCTAAATATAATATTGACAATTCTTACGGTTTTCTCTTTATTTGTATGGCAAATAGTTAATCCTAATTCTTTGGATAACTTTTCTAACAAACCATATTTAATTATATTTCCTATTGTCTATTTTATCGGGCTTATTGGCTTGTTTTTTATCAAAAAAATAAAAAAAGACAGCCATGCTTTTGTTTTATCAAGCTTATTAATTGTTGGTGGAATTACATCTACTTTGGCCTCATTATTCCCCATTATATTACCTTCTATTAATAATACGCATGAGCATTTAACCATTTATAATACATCTGCTTCAGAATATGGTTTGTCCGTAGCTCTTACATGGGGTATTATTGGCTTTATTCTACTATTTATTTATATAATAATACAAAAGAGATTATTAGCAGGAAAAATAGATCATATGGATTATGGTCATTAA
- a CDS encoding metal-dependent hydrolase: MDSLTQIVLGAAVGEAVLGRKVGNKAMLYGAIAGTIPDLDVFASHFTDSVSALSIHRGFTHSIVFSVLFAPIFAWLVSQYESFKDFKGWSWLFFWAFITHPILDAHTTWGTQLFWPFDLRLAFKTIFVIDPLYTLPLLVFLILAMWQNRTSEKRFFYNKIGLILSSSYLILTFFLKWMAFTQFQSALKKQQINYLQLDTRPSPLNTILWSANVETEDAYLLANYSFFDTQPITFVTYPKNHELLGNLVENESVERMLDISEGWYTITKGEKNLYFNDLRFGLLSLAPKSESFVFQYRINIDAKGGVQFVEVEKDTRDGKKLLSELWMRLKGN; the protein is encoded by the coding sequence ATGGATTCATTAACTCAAATAGTATTAGGGGCAGCTGTTGGCGAAGCAGTTTTAGGTAGAAAAGTTGGAAATAAAGCCATGTTGTATGGCGCTATAGCAGGTACTATTCCAGATTTAGATGTTTTTGCATCGCATTTTACAGACTCTGTATCAGCACTTTCCATACATCGAGGCTTTACTCATTCCATTGTGTTTTCAGTACTTTTTGCACCTATTTTTGCTTGGTTAGTGTCTCAATATGAAAGTTTTAAAGATTTTAAAGGCTGGTCATGGCTGTTCTTTTGGGCATTTATTACACACCCAATATTAGATGCGCATACTACTTGGGGGACTCAATTATTTTGGCCTTTTGATTTAAGATTGGCATTTAAGACTATTTTTGTTATTGACCCCCTTTATACCTTACCTCTTTTAGTATTCTTAATACTTGCTATGTGGCAAAACAGGACTTCTGAAAAACGTTTTTTTTATAATAAAATAGGATTGATATTAAGTTCTTCATATTTAATATTAACATTTTTTTTGAAATGGATGGCGTTTACTCAGTTTCAATCTGCTTTAAAAAAACAACAGATAAATTATCTTCAATTAGATACAAGACCTTCGCCTTTAAATACAATATTATGGAGTGCTAATGTGGAAACAGAAGATGCTTATTTATTGGCTAATTATTCATTTTTTGATACACAACCTATCACATTTGTAACTTATCCTAAAAATCATGAACTTTTGGGTAATCTTGTTGAAAATGAGAGTGTGGAGCGTATGTTAGATATTTCTGAAGGTTGGTACACTATAACTAAAGGTGAAAAGAATCTTTATTTTAATGATTTAAGATTTGGATTATTAAGTTTAGCACCTAAATCTGAAAGTTTTGTTTTTCAATATAGAATAAATATAGATGCTAAAGGTGGAGTTCAATTTGTTGAAGTTGAAAAGGATACAAGAGATGGTAAAAAACTGCTATCTGAATTATGGATGCGTTTAAAAGGAAATTAA
- a CDS encoding carbohydrate kinase family protein, whose protein sequence is MKNIVCFGEVLWDVFPTHKKIGGAPLNVAIRLQSLGNHVSMISSIGKDENGYKIVEFIKEKGIYVESIQVDENLKTGKVKVVLDDTGSASYTINSPRAWDNIQVTETAIKTLQQADALVFGSLVTRNEVSKNTLYTLLKLAKYKIFDVNLRAPFYTIDILTHLMNEADFIKFNDEEIIEIANKLGCKTLSLEENIKFIAIQTNTNTICVTKGSDGAVLYYNNIFYSNSGYKIKVVDTVGAGDSFLASLISKLLNETPPQDAINFACAVGALVAGNEGANPNIEPEAIQKMIGS, encoded by the coding sequence ATGAAAAATATAGTTTGCTTTGGAGAAGTTTTGTGGGATGTATTTCCAACACATAAAAAAATTGGAGGAGCACCTTTAAATGTTGCTATTAGATTACAATCTTTGGGTAATCATGTTTCAATGATTAGTAGTATTGGTAAAGATGAAAATGGATATAAAATTGTTGAATTTATAAAAGAAAAAGGCATATATGTTGAAAGTATTCAAGTTGATGAAAACTTAAAAACCGGCAAAGTAAAAGTTGTTTTAGATGACACTGGTTCAGCATCGTATACTATAAATTCTCCTAGAGCCTGGGATAATATTCAGGTAACAGAAACAGCAATAAAAACATTGCAGCAAGCAGATGCTTTGGTGTTTGGAAGTTTAGTAACTCGTAATGAAGTTTCAAAAAACACATTGTATACACTTTTGAAATTAGCAAAATATAAAATTTTTGATGTTAATTTAAGAGCCCCTTTTTATACGATTGATATTTTAACTCATTTAATGAATGAAGCAGATTTTATTAAATTTAATGATGAAGAAATTATAGAAATTGCTAATAAGTTAGGTTGTAAAACTCTATCATTAGAAGAAAATATAAAATTTATAGCCATACAAACGAATACAAATACCATTTGTGTTACCAAAGGAAGTGACGGTGCTGTTTTATATTATAACAATATATTTTATAGTAATAGTGGTTATAAAATTAAAGTTGTAGATACCGTTGGAGCTGGTGATTCGTTTTTAGCCTCATTAATAAGTAAATTATTAAATGAAACTCCACCACAAGATGCTATTAATTTTGCATGTGCAGTTGGAGCTCTGGTTGCAGGTAACGAAGGTGCAAACCCCAATATTGAGCCTGAAGCAATTCAAAAAATGATAGGTAGTTAA
- a CDS encoding DUF4251 domain-containing protein: MKPFAYYIISIALILVSCSSLKTNVSQASIDALDQLVRDKHFRIESDWAYPQTTAAMQQIANSGLLGVGNSANAISLIGNYNHLTISGDSITSYLPYFGERQMQVDYSATNSAIQFNGIIKNYTSAKNKDNSYTISFEAKSKSENFNVSVKIYPNLRSNMALSGMSRFSIQYSGTVELITQ, encoded by the coding sequence ATGAAACCCTTTGCGTATTATATAATTTCTATTGCACTTATATTGGTGTCTTGTTCTTCATTAAAAACCAATGTTAGTCAGGCAAGTATTGATGCACTTGATCAATTAGTTCGAGATAAACATTTTAGAATTGAATCAGATTGGGCTTATCCGCAAACAACAGCAGCTATGCAGCAAATAGCAAACTCAGGTTTATTAGGGGTTGGAAATTCTGCAAATGCAATTAGTTTAATTGGAAATTATAATCACTTAACTATTTCAGGAGATAGTATTACATCCTATTTACCATACTTTGGCGAACGTCAAATGCAAGTAGATTATAGTGCAACAAACAGTGCTATACAATTTAATGGCATCATAAAAAATTATACGAGTGCAAAGAATAAGGATAATAGTTATACTATTTCTTTTGAAGCAAAAAGTAAATCAGAAAATTTTAATGTTTCAGTAAAAATATACCCAAATTTACGAAGCAATATGGCACTATCGGGTATGTCTCGGTTTTCAATTCAATATTCAGGAACTGTAGAATTAATTACTCAATAA
- a CDS encoding agmatine deiminase family protein — translation MRRFPAEWEKQQGILLCFPHNGNDWPGKYQAIQWAFVEFIKKISAYEQVFLIVADDKLKRKVLELLILATVNLDKVSFIIHKTNRSWMRDSGPIIVMNGSQREAINFNFNGWAKYSNHQLDKFVPQKIADFLNMPLTQATYKGKPVILEGGAIEVNGNGTLITTKECLLHPKIQVRNLGFTKLDYEAIFKEYLGVTNVIWVGDGIIGDDTHGHIDDLCRFVNKNTIVTVVENNTKSPNYKALQDNLKILQNALLENGESPNIITLPMPKDIVFDGLTLPASYANFLILNNCVLVPTFNDANDRVALNVLTDCFPEREIIGINAIDLIWGFGTLHCLSQQIPEK, via the coding sequence ATGAGACGATTTCCAGCAGAATGGGAAAAGCAACAAGGTATTTTACTTTGTTTTCCTCACAATGGTAACGATTGGCCAGGAAAATATCAGGCTATCCAATGGGCATTTGTTGAATTTATTAAAAAAATATCAGCTTATGAACAGGTATTCCTTATTGTAGCAGACGATAAACTTAAACGCAAAGTTTTGGAGTTATTAATATTAGCGACTGTAAATCTTGACAAGGTTTCTTTTATTATACATAAAACAAATAGAAGTTGGATGCGTGACTCAGGACCTATAATTGTGATGAATGGTTCTCAACGTGAAGCTATAAATTTTAATTTTAATGGTTGGGCTAAATATTCTAATCATCAGTTAGATAAGTTCGTGCCTCAAAAAATAGCAGATTTTTTAAATATGCCTTTAACTCAAGCAACCTATAAAGGAAAACCAGTTATTTTAGAAGGAGGAGCTATTGAAGTGAATGGAAATGGAACGTTAATAACAACCAAAGAGTGTTTATTACACCCAAAAATTCAAGTACGTAATTTAGGGTTTACTAAATTGGATTATGAAGCTATTTTTAAAGAATATTTAGGCGTTACCAATGTTATTTGGGTAGGCGATGGTATTATAGGAGATGATACGCATGGTCATATTGACGACTTATGTCGATTTGTAAATAAAAATACGATTGTTACGGTTGTAGAAAATAATACTAAAAGTCCTAATTATAAAGCACTTCAAGATAATTTAAAAATATTACAAAATGCCTTGTTAGAAAATGGAGAAAGCCCTAACATTATAACTTTGCCAATGCCAAAGGATATTGTTTTTGATGGCTTAACACTCCCTGCAAGTTATGCTAATTTTCTTATTTTAAATAACTGCGTGTTGGTTCCAACCTTTAATGATGCTAATGATAGAGTAGCTTTAAACGTTCTTACTGATTGCTTCCCTGAGAGAGAAATTATTGGTATTAATGCTATTGATCTTATTTGGGGGTTTGGAACATTGCATTGCTTAAGTCAACAGATTCCAGAAAAATAA
- a CDS encoding carbon-nitrogen hydrolase: MRKYTIAVVQLNLNDIPENNLKKCVSWVKQAAKQGAEVICLPELYSSHYFCQSEDTDNFAYAEPLYSTSFVAFSKLAKELGTVIIVPFFEKRMAGIYHNSAYIIDTDGSEAGLYRKMHIPDDPHFYEKFYFTPGDLGFKTIHTKKGNVGTLICWDQWYPEAARLTALKGAEVLFYPTAIGWHPQEKEQYGPNQYGAWMNVMKGHAVANGVYVAAANRIGLEKYLPNTAGIEFWGASFIAGPQGEILAQASHNQEEIIMADVDLDLQENVRQNWPFFRDRRIDAFGDITKRAID, from the coding sequence ATGAGGAAATATACCATAGCCGTTGTTCAATTAAATTTGAATGATATTCCAGAAAACAATTTAAAAAAGTGTGTTAGTTGGGTGAAACAAGCTGCAAAACAAGGTGCAGAAGTTATTTGTTTGCCAGAGCTTTATAGCAGCCATTATTTTTGTCAAAGCGAAGATACTGACAATTTTGCTTATGCAGAACCACTTTATAGCACCTCCTTTGTGGCATTTAGCAAACTTGCTAAAGAATTAGGAACAGTTATTATAGTACCATTTTTTGAAAAGCGAATGGCAGGTATTTATCATAACAGTGCTTATATAATTGATACTGATGGGAGTGAAGCAGGTTTGTATCGTAAAATGCATATACCAGATGACCCTCATTTTTATGAAAAATTTTATTTTACACCTGGTGATTTAGGTTTTAAAACCATCCATACTAAAAAAGGAAATGTTGGAACACTTATTTGTTGGGATCAATGGTATCCAGAAGCAGCAAGATTAACAGCATTAAAAGGCGCTGAAGTTTTATTTTATCCAACAGCTATTGGTTGGCATCCTCAAGAAAAAGAGCAATATGGGCCTAATCAATATGGTGCATGGATGAATGTTATGAAAGGACATGCAGTAGCCAACGGTGTATATGTTGCTGCAGCAAATAGAATTGGACTGGAAAAATATTTACCTAACACTGCGGGTATAGAGTTTTGGGGAGCTTCGTTTATAGCAGGACCACAAGGTGAAATTTTAGCACAGGCATCACATAACCAAGAGGAAATTATTATGGCTGATGTAGATCTGGATTTGCAAGAAAATGTGCGTCAGAACTGGCCATTTTTTAGAGATAGACGTATTGATGCTTTTGGAGATATTACAAAAAGAGCTATAGATTAA
- a CDS encoding glycosyltransferase family 9 protein has product MSFSRKINAKRRKLTNALTKNVGNQSLDEQIAKHPNADIKRVLISRPNHRLGNMLLITPLVQEVIEAFPNCKIDLFVKGGVAPILFENYNQIDYIIKLPKKHFNDLFGYFKGWFFIRKYHYDLVINGDKNSSSGRLSTKLAKGTFKIFGDIDEAETSQYKDFVHIAKYPIYNFRQFLLKIGIDRRQKPMPLLNLKLSASEILKGKKILDDLVKNDKKTLALYTFATADKCYSEDWWNEFYQKLLTAFPDYNIIEVLPVENVSQLGFKALSLYSTDVREMAALFANTSMYIGADCGIMHLASAALTTTIGLFSRSNLPIYEPYGNGSIAINTQSCDTDCCIASIKEVLNQS; this is encoded by the coding sequence ATGTCCTTTTCAAGAAAAATTAATGCCAAAAGACGAAAGTTAACAAATGCGTTAACAAAAAATGTTGGAAATCAATCTTTAGATGAACAAATTGCAAAACATCCTAATGCAGATATTAAACGTGTTTTAATTTCAAGACCGAATCATAGGTTAGGAAATATGCTATTAATAACTCCATTAGTACAAGAGGTTATTGAAGCGTTTCCTAATTGTAAGATAGATTTATTTGTAAAAGGAGGGGTAGCTCCTATTTTATTTGAGAATTATAATCAAATTGATTATATAATTAAACTTCCTAAAAAACATTTTAATGATTTATTTGGTTATTTTAAAGGATGGTTTTTTATTAGAAAATACCATTATGATTTAGTTATTAATGGTGATAAAAATTCTTCTTCAGGAAGGCTTTCAACTAAATTAGCTAAAGGAACTTTTAAAATTTTTGGAGATATTGATGAAGCAGAAACATCTCAATATAAAGATTTTGTTCATATTGCCAAATACCCTATTTATAATTTTAGGCAATTTTTATTGAAAATAGGTATTGATAGAAGGCAAAAACCCATGCCATTATTGAATTTAAAACTTAGTGCTTCAGAAATTTTGAAAGGAAAGAAAATACTAGATGATTTGGTTAAGAACGATAAAAAAACCTTAGCGCTTTATACATTTGCAACTGCAGATAAATGCTATTCCGAAGATTGGTGGAATGAGTTTTATCAAAAACTTTTAACTGCGTTTCCAGACTATAATATTATTGAGGTGTTACCAGTAGAAAATGTGTCACAATTAGGCTTCAAAGCACTGTCATTATACAGTACAGATGTTCGTGAAATGGCTGCTTTGTTTGCAAACACTTCAATGTATATAGGTGCAGATTGTGGTATTATGCATTTAGCAAGTGCAGCATTAACAACTACAATAGGGTTGTTTTCAAGATCAAACCTACCTATTTATGAGCCTTATGGAAATGGAAGTATTGCTATTAACACCCAATCATGTGATACTGATTGTTGTATTGCTTCTATAAAAGAAGTGCTAAATCAATCATAA
- a CDS encoding MFS transporter — translation MSSPNKFSLINPNKSPVFYGYIVLIFGSIGVLASIPGQTVGVSVFTDPVKDALGLSRNQFSNAYMIGTLFSSFFVSKAGVWFDKYGARYVAFFATVLLGFSLILCSFSVNISQAISSLLNREIWFIPFTVITGLFFLIRFSGQGILTMSSRNMIMMWFDKHRGKVNSISSIGVSLGFSASPILMNKLIDDNGWETSWQLLALCLFIFSFCILQFYRNKPEDFGMKPDGGVSNKKAVRIEHVENNLTLEEAKKTRAFWVIGFILAFNSFFSTGFTFHVVSIFGSQDYTKSQAISVFLPISIIAISVSTLCNILSDYMKHKIYILIMILSGVLASIGLMFLSNPIGLYMLICGLGVLGGLFSVVNAVTWPRYYGRKYLGSITGKVMSFLVIASAIAPSMFSYCFSILGSYSYISYVTLGFLVILLGAFFKVKNPQ, via the coding sequence ATGAGTAGTCCGAATAAATTCTCTTTAATAAACCCCAATAAATCTCCTGTTTTTTACGGATATATTGTTTTAATTTTTGGTAGTATAGGTGTTTTAGCCAGTATTCCAGGACAAACAGTAGGAGTCTCTGTTTTTACTGATCCCGTAAAAGATGCTTTAGGCTTGTCTCGCAATCAATTTAGCAATGCTTATATGATTGGTACTCTTTTTAGTTCTTTTTTTGTAAGTAAAGCAGGTGTTTGGTTTGATAAGTATGGTGCGAGATATGTGGCGTTTTTTGCAACTGTATTATTAGGGTTTTCGTTGATTTTATGTTCATTTTCAGTGAACATTAGTCAGGCCATTTCATCTTTACTAAATAGAGAAATCTGGTTCATTCCATTTACCGTAATAACGGGTTTATTTTTTTTAATAAGATTTAGCGGTCAAGGTATTTTAACCATGTCGTCTCGTAATATGATTATGATGTGGTTTGATAAACATAGAGGCAAAGTTAATTCTATTAGTAGTATTGGGGTATCATTAGGTTTTTCGGCTTCTCCAATATTGATGAATAAATTAATAGATGATAATGGTTGGGAAACTAGTTGGCAGTTATTAGCTTTATGCTTATTTATTTTTAGTTTCTGTATTCTACAATTTTACCGAAATAAACCTGAAGATTTTGGGATGAAACCTGATGGAGGTGTTTCAAATAAAAAAGCAGTGAGAATAGAGCATGTTGAGAACAACTTAACTTTGGAAGAGGCTAAAAAAACAAGAGCTTTTTGGGTTATTGGTTTTATATTAGCTTTTAATAGTTTTTTCTCTACAGGATTTACCTTTCATGTGGTTTCTATATTTGGTAGTCAAGATTATACTAAATCTCAGGCCATTTCTGTTTTTTTACCCATTTCAATCATTGCCATTTCTGTATCAACTTTATGTAATATTTTGAGTGACTACATGAAACATAAAATTTACATCTTAATCATGATTTTGAGTGGTGTTTTGGCTTCTATTGGGTTAATGTTTTTGTCAAACCCTATTGGACTTTATATGCTTATTTGTGGTTTAGGAGTTTTAGGCGGGTTGTTTTCAGTAGTAAATGCGGTTACGTGGCCACGTTATTATGGTAGAAAATATTTGGGTTCAATAACAGGTAAAGTCATGAGTTTTTTAGTTATTGCAAGTGCTATTGCTCCAAGTATGTTTAGTTATTGTTTTAGTATTTTAGGTTCATATAGCTATATAAGTTATGTTACTTTAGGGTTTTTAGTTATTTTGCTTGGTGCTTTTTTTAAAGTTAAAAATCCACAATAA
- a CDS encoding DMT family transporter, translating into MDIKKAVLFMLISTLAFACMNASVKFLTNIGAYQIVFFRSLSSLFFTLGFLFKNKIPFLGSNKKLLILRGLVGVTSMTLFFMSTKYLPIGTAVSLRYLAPIFAAIFAVYFLKEKIKQLQWLFFIIAFIGVLILKGLDTELDSYGLLLILISAIFSGLVYVVISKIGKSEHPVVIVNYFMIISTIVGGILSIGSWVAPIGMEWLFLFALGVFGYFGQVYMTKAFQLARTSQVAPLKYAEVIFTVLLGLTIFGEIYTLWSLLGIILIILGLVLNGLYKGRADLQ; encoded by the coding sequence TTGGATATAAAAAAAGCAGTTTTGTTTATGCTTATCAGTACATTAGCATTTGCGTGTATGAATGCAAGCGTAAAGTTCTTAACAAACATTGGTGCGTATCAAATTGTTTTTTTTAGATCCTTAAGTTCTCTGTTTTTTACTTTAGGATTCCTTTTTAAAAATAAGATTCCTTTTTTAGGAAGCAATAAAAAACTACTTATTTTAAGAGGCTTGGTAGGGGTCACTTCCATGACCTTATTTTTTATGTCTACAAAATATTTGCCAATTGGCACGGCAGTTTCTTTACGTTATTTAGCTCCTATTTTTGCTGCTATTTTTGCTGTTTATTTTTTAAAGGAAAAAATAAAACAACTTCAATGGTTGTTTTTTATAATTGCTTTTATTGGTGTTTTAATTCTTAAAGGATTGGATACTGAATTAGATTCTTACGGATTATTACTTATTTTGATATCTGCTATTTTTAGTGGTTTAGTGTATGTTGTTATCAGTAAGATAGGAAAAAGTGAGCATCCAGTAGTTATTGTTAATTATTTTATGATTATCTCCACTATTGTTGGAGGTATTTTGTCTATTGGTAGCTGGGTTGCACCAATTGGAATGGAGTGGTTGTTCCTTTTCGCTTTAGGTGTTTTTGGTTATTTTGGTCAAGTTTATATGACAAAAGCATTTCAGTTAGCGCGTACCAGCCAAGTGGCACCATTAAAATATGCAGAAGTTATTTTTACTGTTCTATTAGGCTTAACTATTTTTGGTGAAATATACACATTATGGAGTTTGTTAGGAATCATTTTGATAATTTTAGGATTGGTATTAAATGGTCTGTATAAAGGACGTGCTGATTTACAATAA
- a CDS encoding cold-shock protein — protein sequence MAKSQVTFNKIEKEKKRLKKREEKQKKKEARRAEAKENPQGIQFAYVDFNGNLTDTPPDPDMKVKVEAESIEIGIPKKEDRPEEEFKANEGKVSFFDHSKGFGFIIDSVNQEKYFVHVSGLLDEINENDKVTYELERGQKGMNAVRVKKI from the coding sequence ATGGCAAAATCTCAAGTTACATTTAATAAAATTGAAAAAGAAAAAAAGCGTTTAAAGAAGCGAGAAGAAAAGCAAAAGAAAAAAGAAGCGCGTAGAGCAGAGGCAAAGGAAAATCCTCAAGGGATTCAGTTTGCTTATGTAGATTTTAATGGAAACTTAACAGATACACCACCAGATCCAGATATGAAAGTAAAAGTGGAAGCCGAAAGCATAGAAATTGGTATTCCTAAAAAAGAAGATAGACCTGAAGAAGAGTTTAAAGCTAATGAAGGTAAGGTATCTTTCTTTGACCATTCAAAAGGGTTTGGTTTTATTATTGATAGTGTTAATCAGGAAAAATACTTTGTTCATGTAAGTGGATTACTTGATGAAATCAATGAAAATGATAAAGTGACTTACGAATTAGAGCGTGGGCAAAAAGGCATGAATGCTGTTCGTGTTAAAAAAATATAA